Below is a window of Electrophorus electricus isolate fEleEle1 chromosome 1, fEleEle1.pri, whole genome shotgun sequence DNA.
cagctctgtgtgtgcgcagaaCTGCAGGTAGCACAGAAACACGATCAAAAGGTGAACGAACCACTCATGCGACCAGATTTGTTCTTAAAACGTGGGTCACATTTAGGATTTTGTCCAACAGAGCTGTTCACGAATTCCATTTACAATCTGATGAATTTATGAATGTTGACACTGTCATCTGATGTGACACTGTCAAACTGACTGTATgacaaaattacaataaaaatactaaaatgttcTTGGATAAGGCCCAGTGTGCAGCAGAAACATGGTAAACCCTAAGAGATATAATACTAAATGGCCATGCACAAATGAGGTCCAAACTGAGAAGCCAAAATTCAGGGCTTGGAACCATTTAGCTgatgattttatccaaagcgacttacaattatgacaacttgAGCACTtgtgggttaagggtcttgctcaggggcccaacagtggcaacttgaaccagcaacattcCAACTACAAGTCAAGccccttaatcactgagctatcactgccatGTGGGTCCGGAGGGGTAAAAGTGACATTTGACAAATTTTACAGGTATGCACAAATCAGTTTCAGCTATACATTGTCCCGTCTGTGTttataaacatgcttttataatttattacaaataagatgataataaatattgaaaatatctATCTGATGTTTTTGCTAGCTAATCACTGATCATTTTGAGAGCGCAAGGGTGAAAGGTCAGGTGGGCTAACCTCCTCCCATCTGTGGCAGCGGCCGAGGTCCTGTCTGCAGCAGGACTCTGGGTGCTGGTCTATCCCCATGTTGTTGTACCAGTCCGTGTGGTTGCTCACGCCACAACACTTAAACTGCAGGCAGAACACGGACGAGGGTTTACTGCAGGTTCAAAAGCTGAGGCTGGTGGAAAACTAAAGGGAGAAACTGGACCCCTCTTACGATCGTCTGCATGTTGTCCCAGGAAACCTGCAGGTGCTTGTTTGTCTTGTAGTTCTTCATGCTTTGGATCAAGCCATCTTTTGCTTTTTGGTCCAGCTGTGGtacagagaggaaaaacatcAGTACAAATGAAAAGACAATTTAATATAATAGAAAACGTTATGAATTCATGTCCTTCATATAgctgattattttatttattaagtgaTACTATTTAACCTTTATATTTCATatagagaaaagggaaaaaaaaaaacgctgaATCTATATTTAAGCATTTgagtattttttgtttaaagtgcAGTATGATGCATGTCCCAACCTCTCTGTGGTAGATGCTTAAAATCAGAATCAAAGTCACTTCGATCAGGAAGAGAAGTAGCAGGATGACAAAAAACTGAAAggaagaaacacagagaaacagagccgTCTTAACCCAGTCGTGCACCCTGCACTGTGCCCTGTGACGTGATCgctgtgtgtgtacttctcACCGTCATCAACAGGCAACGCTGCTCTTTCAGCGCACCCAAGCATCCGAGGAATCCAGTCACCATGGTAACGCCCCCTGCAACCAACAGCAGGTTGGCAGCAGAAAGGGAAGGGAAGgacagggggagggaggagaacTTTGATTGGGTGAAGGAAAGCCACACCCCCACGCCAAACAAGCCACATCCCCCCAGCTGTTGATAAAAAATAGGGTAGGGATTTGATTAAAGCAAGGTGTgagcaagtaaataaatactaaatactcTATAAAGATTCAGAAAGCAACTGATTATAAAAAGGGTATGAAATTGCAAAATTTCTTTAGCGAAATGGTACATTTTTTATTGCAATTTAATAGAACTCTGAGCCTTTTTTGAGGAACTCACCCAGAAGACAAGATTGAAGACAAACATGAGATACTTCACACAGCACAGGCAGCCCCGCGATACCGCCATTCTATGACAGACAGGAAAGAGGCCCCAGGGCACTGAAACCCTTGCTGCTGAATCACTTACTACTGAAACCCTTACTGCTGAATCACTTACTGCTGAAACATTTACTACTGAAACACTTACTACTGAAGTAAAGTAGGAACACTAACCTCACCCATTTGATTGCAAACGTAGAATTGTAGTGGGTTTTGCTTCAGAGCAAATGaaagaatttttttaattaaaaggcCCAAACATTTTTAGGCCTAGCTCTAGAGGAcagagttagggtttagtgtgCCGTTAGGCCTAGACAACTGCTTTTAAATACCAGTCcttacatttatgtaaaaacaaatgcatgtgagtgcatgtgtgactCCCTGGGTGTCTGTGGCTTATTTTGTGGTTCCCTGTGTTCTTTTGAACACGTATGCAAGCTTCAACACTCATTGCACTGAAATTCAGTGACCTCTGTAGCGGGAAAGAGCTCCTTCCTGCCAGGATGTAGCCACCCCGGCCTTGCACTGCTGATAGCATTCACTTCACAAACATTCCCATCCAGGCCGGACTGGCAGGCCCGGAACATTGAACTCACTCCTGAGCGTATTCCGCACTAAGCTTTACCTGATACCGAAGCTCTTTCAGCCGGTATTAATACTGCATCAGTCCTAGAGGAGGTTCGTTGGCAGGACAGAAAGTGCATATTATAGCACTCGTTCTTGAAATGTAGTTTTGGCGACGTAAGAGAAGCCCATTTTTAAGTGGAACCACATGCATGTATGAATTAGGATCAGATCCTGAAGGTATGTGATCGTACACATAAACCAGACCCTGCTGAGAACTCAAACAAGGGCTGCCCTCACACAGAGCCCATTTTATTCTCAAATGTGAAACAGAGAGTGAAACAGCCTTGAAAAGTTATGTTCATTAACAGTAAATGATCTAGATTGCATTTTAGACTCTAGATTCTAGATTCTTGATTCTAGATTGCATTCTCCTGCTCTACCAATCATGCTTTACACGAAATGATGTCGATTAAAGGCCGCCTTTTCGTCGATGAGGTACGTCACCATTTGAAGCATTCATTTTTTGATAAAAGTGACtttatgtgtatttttctctctggTCTGGCCTAAGGCCACTTCCCTATGCACTTTCAAGAAAACAAAGGACTGTAAGACTCTATCATCCATCAGCACCTGGAACTCATTCTTTACTCTCCTGTAATGACCCGTTTCAAgcatgaaacacaaaaacacatttacctGCTGGTGGGAGGGGTGCAGAAGAAATCGGAAAAAGTTCCAGTAGCCTTTCAGGAATGGTCGGGAATTTGGTTCACCTTTGACTGATTTCACAAGCGAGTCTAGAACAAATCCCCCAGAGTCCTCGGCGCTTGGCTGGGTTGTCTGAGTGGGACTTTGCAGTCTCTGCAGATACTTGACCCTTGCGCCACAGTCCCGTCTCACTGTCTCAGCGAACCCGCAGAAGGTGAGATGAGCTGTAGAACTGTCCTGCTTTGTAGGCtctttagttatttatttttcatttgtttatttgcttattcGCTAGACTTCTTAactattgttttaatttattttttggttgtttgtttaattattagaTTTTTCTGTCAGGTCCCTTTTATTTAACCTCAGAAATGTTACTTTCCTTCTAAAAAGCTTTCCATGCTGCCCAAGCCAAAAAAAGACTTTTCCATGGCCAAAGGAAATGTCTCCCTTTATCCTGACCTCCTTGTTCTCAGCTGTTGATCTTGCGTTTTTCTCttagtgtttctctctctcgttcccaaTAAGTTCCAGATGGAGGTAACAGCCCTCCCCtttagtctctctttctcctccccttttGTCCCAAGAGATTCCATTCTTTTCCAAGACCCTCCTCCTCATactaagtctctctctctctctctctctctctctgtctctctctccctctctctctctctgtctctctctctgtctctctctctctctgtctctctctctctccctctctctctctccctctctctctctctctctctatctctctctctctctccctctctctctctccctctctatctctctctctgtctctctctccctctctctctctctctctctctctctctctctctctctctctctctctctctcgatggATTGTGTTTGTCTTCAGCAGAGGGCACATCATTCATTTGAGCTGCTGAAATGTTAGAGTCTGGTTCAGTCTGTCTTTGTCAATTTTCCACATTCTTTATTGGTttctcaagcacacacatacacacccgcacacacgtCTTTATATTGAATATACAAATGTCTTTATATTGGCCaataaaaaattgaaataatcAGGCAAATGATCTTATATAACCACATGTGTTTGGGGTAGATACACCAATTATTACGGTTTGACTTAAACAAAATGACTATACCTCACACTCTCCATTACTCTCCATAAATGGACAGTGTACTCACTAGCTCCATCTAGTGGCACGTTGTGGTCATAATAAGGAGAACGCTTGTCTAGTAAAAGTACTACTTACATTTACGTCTACATGTACAGCATTTGGCAGTCGCGATTTATAGAAGAGCTTTTTAGTGTCTTTGAAACATACGTCATGTGACAGGGGATTGGTCAAATTTGACAGGAAGTATTGCGCTGTGTGACTTCATTATGCAATCTGATATTAGCCTCTTGatattaaaaagataaatatttactttacaGAATTGAGAATTGCAATTGTATGCTTAATATATTTAATCgataatgtctgtgtgtccccgtgtgtatttgtatataaaatattttaattataaaatacagtttatatttatgtcaaagtagaaatattttgttattttgctaatttcattttttatctTATCTTAAAAACCTACATTGTCAGCAGTACtaacacagcagcacaaattattatatataatccaTGATATGTAAGATCAATTTACATACAGTAGGTAGCAGAATTCTACAGCAAGGTGAGCTATACCATAAAATGGATCAAAGAGAGACCCAGTTCATCATTTTCACACGGCAGTGGTGAGACAAAAAGTTTCCCCGTTCAACTCGCTCTTCCTTGCTTCCGTGTCTCCCAGTCTGCCCCCTTGCTCTTCCGGTCCCTCCTGCTTCGCTTTCTCCGCCCCTTCCTgttccttctcctcctgcttcACGCCCTCGTCGATGTACAGCAGAGGTTCTTGCTCCTCCCACTTCCGGGCCTCCTTGGATCCATCGCAGCCCACTCCGTTTTCTCCTGAGGCCAGAAACGTGCTGAGCATCCCGTCCGTGTCTTCTGCGTTCTTCTCGGCTCCCTGTCCAGGCCCCGCCTCCGGACCGTCGCACTCCGCGTTCTCTCTGCCCTCCAGCTTCGCAGGCCCCGCCCAGGCATCGTCATAGGCCCCTTTTCTCTTCTGGGACCTCCCCCAGACGTTCATGCGTCCGGATCGTCTGCTGATTTTCTTCCTGTGTTTGATGAACACGATGCAGAATGCAGCCACGACAAGAACAGACACCACTGCAGCACCGACAGCAACAATTAGCCAACCAGAACCTGcatctttgtcttttttgtccGATTGGACATTCAAACCTGGAATTGTATCAATGGCAGCGAATGTGGTCTCACTAGCGTGGGTAGGGGCCTGGAGCGTCCCAGTTCGCTTCTGGGTCGTTTCAGAGGTGGTCTTGACTCCGGGTGCAGTCTTCCCAATGGGAAGTAAGGGCGTAGAAACAGCCTCCGATGGTTTCATGGCCGCGGTGGTCAGGGCAGTGGTTGTTGCTGTCGTCAGAGCCGGGGTTGGTGGTTTTGAAGAGCTGCGTAAGGATTCTGCAGTACTGCTAAGAGCGTCCGTTACTCCACCATTGTTCTCTTGTTGTGGTGAAGTCGTCAGCTTTGAATCAGCAAGCTCATGGGTCATTTTGGACGTCTTCGCGTTGGTCCCTGCCTCCGTCACCACGGCTGTTGAAGTCTGGGAAGTCACGACAGCATACGTTGGGGCACCTGTCAGCATCAGCGTGGTTTCTGCAGCACTGGTTGTCATGGAAATGgcctctgttgtcatggtgctGTCCTCTGGCATGGGTTTGGCCGATCCCAGCCCAGACGTGCTTGTGCCGAGGAGCCCCGTGACGGTTATTCTGTTGACAGCAGAGGTCAGGGTTGACTCCTTAGTGCTAGTGCTTTCACCTGAGGATAGCAACTCCACATCCCTCCCAGCTGAGATTGTCATAACCCCAACACTCTGGGATATGAGAAGCCCCCTGCTCGATGGCATCTCGCTGACAGCACGAAACTCCTCTGTTTCAGCTGTGCTCAGGAACAGcgagagcagcagagtgctcAGAACAAAGTGCGGGCCACACATCATGTCCCTGTAGAAGCCTGCGCTCACGCTGACACCTCACGGTCAGCGTGCTGGGGCGGGGTCAGGGCACTGGCGGGGCGTGCAGGGAGGTGTGATAAACCTCGGGCGCTACTTGGAGGAGTGCAAGGCCTTCTTTGCTGAAGTTCAGCAGACCATTAGACACGTGCAGTCCTTACGAAGAGTCATCAGTATTTCTCTACACGTGCTCGGTTTACAGTTCCTCCCTGGGGCTTGCAAATGCCGCTGCTCTTGGGGTGTTAACTTGCTTTAATCTAAGCCGGAAAGACCCagcctttctcttcctctttctcccacactctctctcgctcgcgctttttcccacactctctctcgctcgctctttcTCCCACACTCTTTCTCGCTCGCTCTTTCTTTTTAGTGCAGCTGTGGTGAAGCAttgaaaataacacacacaaacagagggaaAATGAGAAGGGAGAGATGATTAGTCACTAAGCAATATTAAGAGAACCACAGTGTAAATAACACGTTTAATTTCAATGTGCAAAGGACAATGTACAAACCTTTTGAtcaactgtaaactgtaaacttCAGTTCAACATTAATAAGCAGTTAAACGTTATTGGGGTATTTACAAAAGCTGAATGAAATGTTTACCTTTACTctatgtgtacatgtctgtgtgtgtgtaaccgtACATGGTGGATGGAGATAACTGTGAAAGCTACACTTTTACTATTACTTTACAGCATTGCCTTAGCAAAACATTTGAGCCGTACATTTAAGAAGACACTTAGAGGTTTCACAATTTCCCAGTTTACGTCATACCCATATTATACTTATACCCAGTATTCTGAATAATGCACAGCTTTTCTACTTACAATTACAGAAAAATTGAGGACAACCATCATCAAACATCAGCAAGTTGCTCAAAAAACATTGCACAAGAAGGTCCAGGTACAGTATGTGCATGAGGAACTGAGGTTTCATAAAAGACTTCGGTTATAGGGCAACACACAGCCGTAGTGTCAAAACAGATGGCAGTCAGCGAAAGAGCTTCAAAAAGGCTGGAAAGGTATACGGAGTGTGAGGCTAACCTGTGCCTCATCCGCTTCCACTGCCAAATGAAATCAGACGCTCAGCTTGTAGTGTTTCCTGCCGTTTCATCGTATCTCTGCATTCGAATTTGTCTTTCAAAGtagtgagggaggagagaggaaccACTCCGTTTTACCTTTCGTGCGGCGAGTGACTGGATTTCAGTTTAATGCCCTCCAGCAGTTCACACGCTTTGTTAAGCTTCAGCCGTCCCAGGTAAAGTTCTACAGTTTGCTCGCTTTGTGAGCAGACGTGAGCATGCACTCTTATGCCATCCAGATTATCTTATGCTTCAACCCTTCACCTCATCGTGGACTTCACTGAAGTCACAGTAGTGAAGGCAATgccttgtttatttgttcatgcGGTTCAAATTCATTGTCAATAAATGAGTCAGGAAACCAGTTTAAAACTAGTACTCACCCTTATGTTGGTGTGCTGGTAGTCCAACATACACGTGCTGGAGTCAGGCCTGTATAACCAGTGTCTAGATCCTCTTACTATTTGCttcctctttatctctctctctctctctctctctctctctctctctctctcccaccctctatCTCATTTTCAGTGTGACACTCTATGTGTTTGACTGTCTCTCTGGCAGCAGGTGGGAGGGTAGCAGAAGAAACGCACGAGCCCCAGACTGTGGCGTTTGGTGTGGCCCTCgctctctgttctgttctgagTGTGACgcggagaaaaaaacaaaacaataataaaggaGAAACTAAAGGGGAAGTTGGATATCTTGAAACATAGAAGCTTATAGTTGTTTTCTaaagtatgcgtgtgtgtgtgtgtgtgtgtgtgtgtgtgtgtgtgtgtacatgaggaCAGCACATGGTCGAGTAAGATAACTGTGAGAggtttacttttacttttacttaacAGTTGTACTTTAACCAAACATTTGAGTGTCAAAATTGTACATACAACAAATCATTTAGAAGTACAAGACTCCacattcagttcatttcagctCAATTTAGTTCAATTCAGTtaaattcatttcagttcagatCAGTTCATATCTGTTGAGGCCAAGCAGCTTGGTGGAGGAAAGGGAAATGCTCAAACTAAGCAGCACACACCCAAGCGGGGGCTGCAGCTTGGGAGTGGAGCtccgcccacacccacacccgtcCACACCCAGCTGTCTGCACGTGATGGTAATACCCCCACCACCAGTGAAACCagtttgctttctctctcagtaaTCTGCTGTGTGCTTTATAGCCCACCTGTGTGTGATAATCTGCAGAGCGTGTGTTGTGATGGATGACTGTGTTCCTCTTAATTGTTAGTGAACATTAGTGAGATTTGCtaatcattttctcttttaacaCACTGTTGTTCAACAGACATCCCTGATCCACTTCTGTCTGCCAGCACGCCTGATCATTCATGTGTCTCTCAGTATTAATAAATCAATCGTGCAGTTTATAGTCACACATATTTTCATTCACActattttttgtgtttacataGAATTTATTATAGCAAACCAAAATAACTAACTGACAACAGCACTAGATTTTCTGATACATTTATACAGATATAAAAAGTTATACATAAACTGTTTGGCCTGGAATAAATTCAGTCCAccaaatatttctgtctctctcaggtatGAAAaagtttcttttaaatacaatctgcattaaaaaaaaaaaaaaagtaacataaaGAATTTTATGTTTTGCTATAACCCACAAAGATCTAAACAgatgcccatacacacacacacacacacacacacacacacacacactcacacacacacccacacacacacacactcacacacacactcacacacacacccacacacacacactcacacacacactcactcttgtGAGTACTGATGCATCCCCATAAGTTGACCCTGTCCAGCTGGCCTCTCTGTGTTCCTCGCCCTTCTGTTGCCGTACCAGAACTCTGTGATGTCGTCCATGGTCACCCTGGGCGGCGCCCACATATCTCCCTCATTATCCCTTGCTTTCCGTTTCTCACTTTTTCTTctcgtcctctcctctctccctcgctccctcccatTGACTTCCACCTGCAGCGTGGTCCCGTTGGCGTACCATAATTCCACTCTCTCCTGGGCGGAGGCGCCGGGCTCGGCCCACAGGCTCTGCGTCTCCTTGGCTGTGGAGTTCCTTTTCTGGCCCCTCCCTCGCCCCCTCCACCCGGCCCTCTGCTTCACCACGGACAAACGTGCGCACAGGAATATGGTGAGGCCCAGGAAGACAGAAGCAATCACAGCCAGGCTCCACAGCGTGAGCAAACAGACCAGCTTAGACGATCGCCGAGACTCCGATGGCCAGCCCTTAGTGTGACAGTCAGGCCAAaagccagtctctctctcctcgagTCTGGTGTTGTTTGCTCCAGTGGACACGTTCTTGGCCACCTCTGTTGCGTCAGTAGATGCGTTGACCGCAGACGTCCTCCACACACTCAGACTGCGGCCATGCATGTATGTCGCCTGGGTCCTGCTGGGGCCTGTGGTCGTGGCGGTGTGCACCATGTTTCTTGGAGTCATGGTGACACTCCCTGTAGTGAATCCCTCACCTTCCCGATCAGTGCGGACTTCTGGGAATGTAGCTGAAATTGTGTTTGTGCTCGTACTGGAGGTAAACGTTTCCTCCACGTTCTCTGTGGGTAGAAGACCTTTACTGAAAGGAACCtcatgttgtgctgtgttcacTAATGCCTGCGCCGTGCTATTGTATCTGGTCGTGACCTCACTGCTCAGGTCAGCGCTCCCATCCATGCTGGTAACATTGCCAGGAGTTGCTTGGCTCGCGGACTGTTTGTGCGGCTGGGTTGGTGCTGTGTCATGGCTCAGGGTGGTGTTCAATGGATCTTGTTTCTCCATTGTGAGGCTGTGACTTCCTTTGATTCTCCATGTCACTCCAGAGTCTTCCGTGGAGTTCTCCAGAGGCACTTTGGTCGCACCCGTTTCCATCATCCCATCGTGGGATTCCCTTCCCACACTCGTCTGCATCTGAGGCCTCCAGGATGTGGTTCGGATAACGGCGCCTGTCTCGTGGGATGCTGAGCGCGCCGTAACTGCTGCGCTTTCCCAGGGTTTCATCCCTGCCATCCGCTTTACAAAACCCCAGTCTGGAGTTGGCAGGCCGTCATCTTTGTGCCCTGCCGTAAATCCACCAAGCCTCACTCCTGGTCGCGCTGTTCCTTCGGTCCGACCCCAGCTCGCCTGAGACGAGGGCTGGACGTGTTGTTGCGTCTTTGATGTGGACGGCTCTGTTCCTGTTCTGGTCTCCCAGTGGTCAATGCCTGACTCGTGTCCTGTCTGAGCCATGTGCTGCCTGGGGAAGCCATGAGTCTGGTGTCCTGTGCTAGATGTGCCAGACCATGTTCCTGTTTCTGGGCTGTTGCCATTTTGCGTTGTCAGAAGTGTGAGATTAGAAGAGACAGTCACCTGCGGGAGACTCTCGATGTTGCGGGGACGGGTTCTGGGCTCGTCGTCTCCCCCAGGGACGTGTGAGAGCTCTGCTGCATGTGTCCCTGTCGCCGTCCTGTCCGCGCGGTCTCGGGTCGGCGCGGTCGTGTCTGGCTCCGCTGTGGCGCTGGTCATGCAGTGTCGGGTCAGTAGCACAGCACAGAAGGTCAGAACTTGGGTGACCCCAACCGTTGGATGTACAGCACTCATCTTCGTGATGTGCACTGGAGGGTTGTCAGAGACACACAAGCTGATATGAaagcacagcaaaaatgaaaccatAAAACCTCACTGCAGACGCCCTTCCGACGCCCTGTGTTGACTAGCAGCCTCAAAATAATGCCAACCCACTGAGAAAGAACACGCCACGCGGCAGCAGACCAGACCTCCCAGAATTCTGTTAGACATTGGCTTTCATTTGAGCGAAACGGCAGAAAGTGAACTCACGGTACCTTTTTCTGCGCTGGTCAtgtcttcttctcttcctctttctccacgATTTCCTCTTTCATGCAGGCAGCGCTGCCTGCCGAGGCTTTCTGGAAAAGCCGCTACGCCACAGCAGGCGGAAATGACAGGCCCATGCAAGTGATGC
It encodes the following:
- the tspan4b gene encoding tetraspanin-4, giving the protein MAVSRGCLCCVKYLMFVFNLVFWLGGCGLFGVGVWLSFTQSKFSSLPLSFPSLSAANLLLVAGGVTMVTGFLGCLGALKEQRCLLMTFFVILLLLFLIEVTLILILSIYHRELDQKAKDGLIQSMKNYKTNKHLQVSWDNMQTIFKCCGVSNHTDWYNNMGIDQHPESCCRQDLGRCHRWEEPCYEKAKEFILSNLTSVLGFGVCLGIVQILALAFSMLMYCQILRAEKYLD
- the si:ch73-248e21.7 gene encoding leukosialin, coding for MMCGPHFVLSTLLLSLFLSTAETEEFRAVSEMPSSRGLLISQSVGVMTISAGRDVELLSSGESTSTKESTLTSAVNRITVTGLLGTSTSGLGSAKPMPEDSTMTTEAISMTTSAAETTLMLTGAPTYAVVTSQTSTAVVTEAGTNAKTSKMTHELADSKLTTSPQQENNGGVTDALSSTAESLRSSSKPPTPALTTATTTALTTAAMKPSEAVSTPLLPIGKTAPGVKTTSETTQKRTGTLQAPTHASETTFAAIDTIPGLNVQSDKKDKDAGSGWLIVAVGAAVVSVLVVAAFCIVFIKHRKKISRRSGRMNVWGRSQKRKGAYDDAWAGPAKLEGRENAECDGPEAGPGQGAEKNAEDTDGMLSTFLASGENGVGCDGSKEARKWEEQEPLLYIDEGVKQEEKEQEGAEKAKQEGPEEQGGRLGDTEARKSELNGETFCLTTAV
- the si:ch73-248e21.5 gene encoding uncharacterized protein si:ch73-248e21.5 isoform X2, translated to MHITKMSAVHPTVGVTQVLTFCAVLLTRHCMTSATAEPDTTAPTRDRADRTATGTHAAELSHVPGGDDEPRTRPRNIESLPQVTVSSNLTLLTTQNGNSPETGTWSGTSSTGHQTHGFPRQHMAQTGHESGIDHWETRTGTEPSTSKTQQHVQPSSQASWGRTEGTARPGVRLGGFTAGHKDDGLPTPDWGFVKRMAGMKPWESAAVTARSASHETGAVIRTTSWRPQMQTSVGRESHDGMMETGATKVPLENSTEDSGVTWRIKGSHSLTMEKQDPLNTTLSHDTAPTQPHKQSASQATPGNVTSMDGSADLSSEVTTRYNSTAQALVNTAQHEVPFSKGLLPTENVEETFTSSTSTNTISATFPEVRTDREGEGFTTGSVTMTPRNMVHTATTTGPSRTQATYMHGRSLSVWRTSAVNASTDATEVAKNVSTGANNTRLEERETGFWPDCHTKGWPSESRRSSKLVCLLTLWSLAVIASVFLGLTIFLCARLSVVKQRAGWRGRGRGQKRNSTAKETQSLWAEPGASAQERVELWYANGTTLQVEVNGRERGREERTRRKSEKRKARDNEGDMWAPPRVTMDDITEFWYGNRRARNTERPAGQGQLMGMHQYSQE
- the si:ch73-248e21.5 gene encoding uncharacterized protein si:ch73-248e21.5 isoform X1; the encoded protein is MTSAEKVHITKMSAVHPTVGVTQVLTFCAVLLTRHCMTSATAEPDTTAPTRDRADRTATGTHAAELSHVPGGDDEPRTRPRNIESLPQVTVSSNLTLLTTQNGNSPETGTWSGTSSTGHQTHGFPRQHMAQTGHESGIDHWETRTGTEPSTSKTQQHVQPSSQASWGRTEGTARPGVRLGGFTAGHKDDGLPTPDWGFVKRMAGMKPWESAAVTARSASHETGAVIRTTSWRPQMQTSVGRESHDGMMETGATKVPLENSTEDSGVTWRIKGSHSLTMEKQDPLNTTLSHDTAPTQPHKQSASQATPGNVTSMDGSADLSSEVTTRYNSTAQALVNTAQHEVPFSKGLLPTENVEETFTSSTSTNTISATFPEVRTDREGEGFTTGSVTMTPRNMVHTATTTGPSRTQATYMHGRSLSVWRTSAVNASTDATEVAKNVSTGANNTRLEERETGFWPDCHTKGWPSESRRSSKLVCLLTLWSLAVIASVFLGLTIFLCARLSVVKQRAGWRGRGRGQKRNSTAKETQSLWAEPGASAQERVELWYANGTTLQVEVNGRERGREERTRRKSEKRKARDNEGDMWAPPRVTMDDITEFWYGNRRARNTERPAGQGQLMGMHQYSQE